A single genomic interval of Manduca sexta isolate Smith_Timp_Sample1 unplaced genomic scaffold, JHU_Msex_v1.0 HiC_scaffold_1845, whole genome shotgun sequence harbors:
- the LOC119191728 gene encoding ubiquitin carboxyl-terminal hydrolase 16-like — protein MNYKWPVFSEDNMYNTQEENKPSKHQLKKERMAARKAARKNKGNSTSKDENGAEANGPKEDGKSSSEQSDADVEDNLEDMPRAADTHTVSVGTQAIAHTAANFAAYHMESGYNSEKVISSDSIRTSPVDLDKEKADNTPENADKDKVEFGTSTTAIPLEYKPLIPLENLSNPDSGVASPEATKHNSTETVDNVDSPTNGKELGSHSSLSSEINLDLSSPQHNKLSPVKTEFERPVSRISFVPEYSNEVVSRGISVQGCRNLLEHSGESSYESLPESKAINDLNNHLDKLKLYNVDDPKTTKPLPSPLAAESIIPDPPAPPPVPRPKVNNVEAEKQRDFLPYTRQSPLSPRYICDEDECSIQSCLSQFTALELLTGNNKVGCETCTERINGKDGKTVYTNATKRFLVSSPPAILILHLKRFQIGPRCMFRKMSKHVDFPTILDLAPFCAMDKVRKLPNVNRGQNELLYSLYGVVEHSGGMHGGHYVAYVKVRQPVKAGDPKWWFLPKSANTMPNNAGSGDADADSESDLSGYESGEGPTSAAEPPSGKWYYVSDSMVSEVTEEKVLRAQAYLLFYERIL, from the exons ATGAATTATAAATGGCCCGTGTTTTCAGAAGACAATATGTACAATACACAAGAGGAGAACAAACCTTCGAAACATCAACTCAAGAAGGAACGGATGGCCGCCAGGAAGGCCGCGCGCAAAAACAAAG GTAACTCGACGAGTAAAGACGAGAACGGCGCGGAGGCCAACGGTCCCAAGGAGGACGGTAAGTCGTCCTCCGAGCAGTCCGACGCTGATGTGGAAGACAACCTCGAGGACATGCCTCGCGCGGCCGACACTCACACCGTGTCCGTGGGCACGCAGGCCATCGCGCACACTGCTGCCAACTTCGCCGCCTACCACATGGAGTCCGGCTACAACTCCGAGAAGGTGATAAGCTCCGACTCCATCAGGACGAGTCCGGTCGACCTGGACAAAGAGAAGGCGGATAACACCCCGGAAAATGCGGATAAGGATAAAGTAGAATTTGGAACGTCGACGACGGCGATACCGCTTGAGTACAAGCCTCTAATACCACTCGAGAATTTGTCCAATCCAGATTCAGGAGTCGCCAGTCCAGAGGCCACCAAACATAACTCTACAGAAACCGTGGATAATGTGGACTCACCGACCAATGGCAAAGAATTGGGCAGTCATAGTTCGCTATCTAGTGAAATAAACCTAGATCTGTCAAGTCCCCAACATAACAAGCTGTCTCCAGTCAAAACTGAGTTTGAAAGGCCTGTTTCGAGGATATCTTTCGTCCCTGAATACTCCAATGAAGTGGTGTCACGAGGTATAAGCGTGCAGGGATGTAGGAATCTTCTGGAGCACAGTGGAGAGAGCAGTTACGAGTCTTTGCCGGAGAGCAAGGCGATCAACGACTTGAACAACCATTTGGACAAGCTGAAGCTGTATAATGTAGACGACCCGAAGACCACGAAGCCACTACCGTCACCTTTAGCTGCAGAGAGTATTATTCCCGACCCACCGGCTCCCCCGCCTGTGCCGCGGCCGAAAGTCAATAACGTAGAAGCAGAAAAACAAAGAGACTTCCTGCCGTACACGCGACAGAGCCCGCTCTCTCCACGATACATCTGCGACGAAGACGAATGCAGCATCCAGTCGTGTCTCAGTCAGTTCACAGCTCTAGAATTGCTCACTGGTAACAACAAAGTTGGATGTGAAACTTGTACTGAACGAATAAACGGTAAAGATGGAAAGACAGTGTACACCAACGCAACCAAACGTTTCCTGGTATCTAGTCCACCCGCCATCCTGATTCTGCATTTGAAGAGGTTCCAGATCGGACCGCGGTGCATGTTCAGGAAGATGTCGAAGCACGTCGACTTCCCGACAATTCTTGACTTGGCACCGTTCTGCGCTATGGATAAAGTGAGGAAGCTGCCCAATGTGAACCGTGGTCAAAACGAGTTACTGTACTCTCTATACGGAGTCGTGGAGCACTCGGGGGGCATGCACGGCGGCCACTACGTGGCGTATGTGAAGGTGCGACAGCCGGTCAAAGCCGGTGATCCCAAATGGTGGTTCTTGCCAAAGAGCGCTAACACGATGCCAAACAACGCCGGCAGCGGCGACGCCGACGCGGACTCCGAATCGGACCTCTCGGGCTACGAGTCTGGCGAGGGACCCACGTCGGCCGCCGAGCCACCCTCCGGCAAGTGGTACTACGTCTCGGACAGCATGGTGTCTGAGGTCACAGAGGAGAAAGTGCTCAGGGCACAAGCGTATCTTCTGTTCTACGAAAGAATTTTATAA